Within Dreissena polymorpha isolate Duluth1 chromosome 13, UMN_Dpol_1.0, whole genome shotgun sequence, the genomic segment actgtattacaacagccaagacatttatctttcagaaaataatacacttggcaataaagtacaagcttttcattgaactaagagagaaagtttcattcaaaatgctcaaaaatccttacttggacacaggtgtgcacagttGAAAACTGAGAATTTtagaagtaattttcgtattcctttgttataaagctcttttgctggtacatattccttggatagttttttttcatagtaaaatagaacataattactatttagtgagcatattttgctagaaattcatatcaatctgcttcaatttcacaatgacaatgtttttctttcattttggatagttcacatgtatttctaacatgcgatttgattggttgaaattccactgcagtaataaatccagccattcacgttccacgtaacattacctgacaaattgcatacaaatccttgaagatagtagaaatgtaaacaaatttaatatttgcGGTGTTTAACATATATGCAGttattttgattaataaaaagtctatggataataaaacaacgtaaaatttgctcaacttctctgtaattattaatgtgtcaaagtgggtgtgcacacctgtgtcgcatttcgataattttaccgtttttcatgaaactttcgtttcaaacacaactatgaacacttttactgctataaacatagttattatctgatggataaatgtctgagctgttgttatacagttgTTTTGatgtaattattgcttttggaagcaATTTTTTTGCTATTGCTCAGACCATGATGTTGTgaaggaaatttgacagttgtatcccttgtatatatgtatatagtataatagagtaatTTTTACCTTACGATCCCTGtggtctaactccccttgcgggtattattgactcAGTTGAAACAGCTGGTTAACACTTGTGAGACTATGGTTAAATGACCTTTGGAGCTCAAGATTATCTACTTTAATGGTGATAAGGCATACACGAACTTTGATTGAGTAAATGGGTCTAAACTTTTGTAAGTGATGCATTAAATCAGTATTGCCTAGTCCTGTAGAAGCCTTAATAACATGTGCCcagtctgggaaaactgtgcttaatgcagaTTAGAATGACTccatctaaacttgatttttcttAAGAAAAACTTGCTTGGAACCtaaaattccttaaaagcggaaagtgtccctgattagctgattttgtgcacatgcattaagcccagttgccCAGTATACGGGACATTCTTGTGATTCTTGGTTTTCTTACAGGCCAGCCCCTTTTTGCTGGCAGGGTTAGCCCTTGGTGGAAGTATGTATCGGCTCGTGAATCACACTTTTTATGCGTCAGGTAAATGCAAGAAGGTGGCAGTGGATAATAACCTTGAAAAGACATTGAGCCCATACCTTAACAGCATGGTTAACAAGGTAAATTGGAATGAAGAAAATTTAAGTGAGCTTACTCTGCAACAtgccttcccagattagcctctgctgTCTGCACACGCTTattaaggacaacactttctgccttactggattttcactaagaacacacttttttgtaaacaaaataaacaaaaaaagtggaaagtgttttccaagattagcctgtgcggactgctaaacatagtctgggacgacacttcacacatgcATTACTCTCTGTTTTTCTAGAGCAAGCCTGGAAGGTTCATTTCTTTGAGATGTATGTGTTTACTATACCCTGTCCTTGAGACATTTTACCTTTTCGTTGAGTTTCATGAGGAATATTTTTCATATATGAGGAGTGTGAGGTAATCAATGAAAACCCCTGTACTGTGATGAATATGATGTTAGAGAGGAAAACACTGGTATGCATTATTCATTTAGGCAGGCTAGTTCATGGCAAGGATTGATGACATTGATCAGCAATtaaaattttaatacatgtaatgaaCATCATTTTATCTAATTATGTGAAGCTTTTTTGCTTAATTGgcttaaaattgtatttaaattcagcCACAAATTAAGATTTAGGCAGAACAGGTTACTACCAGTATGTAATCTTTAAATAGCAGAGGGTTGATACATTTTTGTGAGGTTTGTCATTTTTAAGAAGTATATGTGAGCATCGTTACGGTTTTTAAGAGAACTTCTGTTAACACCTGAGTGAAACCTCCACTTCACTTATGCTGTTTACATTTACACATGGAAAAACGTTTTTAAACATGTTCCAAAAAAATCTTGATTTTTTGCAATATCACAATGAGAAGGTACTTACTGAAATCATTTTCTGCAGGTAGCTGACAACTTTCTGTCAGGTAAAATCTCACCCAGGGATTTTGCAGAAATCAAATTCTTCCTTGCTGAAACCTCAGAAGTGTATAGCCGGGGTTCAACAAAGACAAGGCCTTGTGGCTTCATAGGTAAGTAGGTATAGAATCAATCACTTGCAAAAACATAGTTCACTTTGCCATTCTGTTTAAGGTAATATGGCctttgttttgaaaaaacaacCTTATACTATATTCGGTCTTGtagctccagatcagcctgcactCTCTCCAAGTCTACCCTGTCCCCTAATGGTACAACAAAACCTTGCATTGCTCAAATGTGCCCACTTGTCTGGTGTTATGCTGGCTGCATACATCCCCAGACCTATTTTTGCATAGCAAGGGTCATATGATGGAATTATGCATACATAACATGGATTATGATGGGGTTATGCAAAAAAGCCAGTCCttgatttattaaacattttGCCAATTTCATCTGTGTGTTAAATGTGGAATTATGTTAACGTTTATTATGTTTACAAGTTATGTTTACAAGGCACAATTTGCCAATTTCATCTGTGAGTTAAATGTGGAATTATGTTTACCTGTCATTATATTTGCCTTGCGTAGTTTCATACTGAATTCTGCAggcatattttcaatatttgcagTTTCACCCGTATAGTTTCATTACCATTCAATTTTACTCCCTCATGACCATTTTTAAtacccccgaaggagggcataaagtgatcggactgtccgtccgtctgtccgtcacactttgcgtttaggtttcgaaaaatgctcataacttccatgtcccttgagatataaccttcatatttggtatgcatgtgtatatggacaaggcctttccatacgcacacaaatttttacccctgtgaccttgaccttgaacttagggtccactataggtttcgaaatctgcgtttaggtttaaaaaaatgctcataacttgtatgtcccttgagatataaccttcatatttggtatgcatgtgtatatggacaaggcctttccataggcacacaatTTTTtccccctgtgaccttaaccttgaacttagggtctgcatttaggtttcgaaatctctatttaggttttgaaaaatgctcataacttgtatgtcccttgagataaagccttcttatttggtatgcatgtatatatggacaaggcctttccgtacgcacacaaattttgacccctgtgaccttgaccctgaacttagggtccgctttaGGTATCAAAATctttgtttaggtttcgaaaaatgctatcactactatcaaagcgtttatagggggcatatgtcatcctatggtgacagctcttgtttttttgtaatatCAATGAGTAGAGCATGGGTGTGCCCTTATCATCATCTGACTTTTTTTTCAGTTAAAAGTCAAGTGTTTCACATAAAACATTTGTAATGAATGAACTACGCAAATAACAGTTTTTACAATCATTATGAAAGAAGTACTTTTATTAATGAAGGCAGAAACTTAATTTGTGTAAATTTCATGAGATATCCAGTCATGTAAGTAGTCCTCAAAACCGTAATCTAAAAAATGCGTATCTGTTTTCAAGTCTGAACTCCTTTTCAGGAATCCCCAAACATTTCCTGTATCAAGATACAAAAGATGTTAGGCTTGAAGAATTACCATTTCCAGACACAAAAGATATCCTTGACTCCGATAAACAAGAAAGGTTAAAGGAAAGTCTCTGTTTAAGTGAGCAAGCCAAAAAATTTGCCTTGACAAGTGAAATTAACTCCATAAATACttattacatacattttaaattttttgaTTTTTTGCCGCTATTAACTGGTTTCACTTATACATGGGTGGCAGTCAGTGATAAACTGAATCGTGTACCTCCATTGGCACAGATTGGATTAATTTGTGTGATAGCTTTGCTTTGGACGACTATCGGATATCTGTTTGAAGACATGTACGAACAGTACAGAATAAATAAAGCCGACCGCAGGACTGCGGCCCTAGGGGACGAGTACATTCACGGTGGAATAGAGTATTTTGAGAAGCTTTTAATAAGAAACCAGATTGTGAGAGAAACAGAACTTATATCTGGTAAGGCTCCTTACAATAAAGATGGTGAGAGAATTAATAAATGGTATGAATATGGACGACCATTTTTTAACAAGAGGTTAGAACGTTTGAGGGGGTTGAAGAAAGAAGAACTAGTTGACAGAGAAGAGAAGACAGTGTCatagatttattttaacaaattcgAGATCTTTTTGTTAGCACAGAGTAGAAAATATTAATGCAGCATATGAATGATTTTTATTTGCATCTGGCTTtaggaaaacggtgtttaatgcacatgcatgaagtgtcgttccagattggccttggcagtccacacaggctaatcagagtcgCTACTTACTGCTTTTATgctatttattgtaaaaattgagttaaggcagaaagtttagtccctgataagcttgtgcaaactgcacaggctaatgtgggtgCATACTTCatcacacatgcattcagccccgttttccgagagcgaggctcatttaataatgttaatattttaaatatgcaagAGTGAAGAAGTGCCATAGTATGCCATTCGTTTTGGTTTCCAACAAAATTAACTGGTATCCATATAGCTGGCCAACCTAAGTATGATACTCTTTTTCTGTAGCTGCATGAATTTTCTATGTACAAATCTGGTTGTGTGTGaaactttgttttgtttgttttagttggattgtttcactgttttaaaaagtatttgagTCCACTGTCTTCAAGGGCACATTCTTGAATCAGACATAGAGGAAAAATGGCTGTACAGGGCTTTTtgtcttgatttggggaaagagCCTGGCCTTGTAcaataggaatgcaatactgctggagcaactggagtttcacttctttatatttcattttgggaaaaagtatcaACAAAACTGAGAGCAGGGAAATAATTTCCCAGTCAgcttgatttttttaaaagaaattctcTCTGGGGAAGGGGCCTATAAAAGGCcattgcaaaaaaaaagaatCGGAATGGCTAtgggaaaatgtggcttaatgaatgaatgtgtgtgaagtgttgtccaagattagcttgtgcagtccataatgcatgtgtgtgaagtgttgtccaagatgagcttgtgcagtccacaatgcatgtgtgtgaagtgttgtccaagattagcttgtgcagtccacaatgcatgtgtgtgaagtgttgtccaagattaggttgtgcagtccacaatgcatgtgtgtgaagtgttgtccaagattagcttgtgcagtccacaatgcatgtgtgtgaagtgttgtccaagattagcttgtgcagtccacaatgcatgtgtgtgaagtgttgtccaagattaggttgtgcagtccacaatgcatgtgtgtgaagtgttgtccaagatgagcttgtgcagtccactatgcatgtgtgtgaagtgttgtccaagattagcttgtgcagtccacaatgcatgtgtgtgaagtgttgtccaagattaggttgtgcagtccacaatgcatgtgtgtgaagtgttgtccaagatgagCTTGTGTAGTCCACAATgcctgtgtgtgaagtgttgtccaagatgagcttgtgcagtccacaatgcatgtgtgtgaagtgttgtccaagattaggttgtgcagtccacaatgcatgtgtgtgaagtgttgtccaagatgagcttgtgcagtccacaatgcctgtgtgtgaagtgttgtccaagatgagcttgtgcagtccataatgcatgtgtgtgaagtgttgtccaagattagcttgtgcagtccacaatgcatgtgtgtgaagtgttatccaagattagcttgtgcagtccacaatgcatgtgtgtgaagtgttttcaagattagcttgtgcagtccacataggctaatctgggacaacactttccacttatatggaattttttgtttgaaggaagtctgtttaaaacataaatcaaGTCTAATGTGTTGACTTGTCCCTTATAAGTCTGAGGATATTGCTTAGGCCAATCTAGGACCACATGGTACGCACATGCAGTAGGCCCCATTGTCCCAGAGTGCTCCCATTTAATTCTTTTTAAATCTTttacaatttctttgaaaattgtcatttgtttagtatgccccaggtagggtggcatatagcagttgaaccgtccgtccgtccgaaaactttaacattggccataacttttgcaatattgaagatagcaacttgatatttggcatgcatgtgtatctcatgaagctgcacattttgagtggtgaaaggtcaaggtcatccttcaaggtcaaaggttaaaaaacaaaatccaaggaaagtaacaagctttaaaggcttaatttctattttatatcatttggcaggtacagatcattttcacaagggaagtaatatttttttaaaggatataatcaaaaacaaattttaaggtcaaggtcatcctgcaaggtctaaagtcaaaaaatacaatccaagggaagtaataagctataaaagggagatcATTTCTAAACCTCCAAATGATAtagtgaaattttatttcaaagcggtgcaatagggggcattgtgttgctgacaaacacatctcttgtttttaaacaagTCCCTGTCACGTTATAccttaatacaataaataaacgagggctgtttgtaaaacatgcatgccccccatatgggctgtctgttgtagtggcagccattgtgtgaatacgttttttgtcactgtgaccttgacctttgacctagtgacctgaaaatcaataggggtcatttgcgagtcacgaccaatgtacctatgaagtgtcatgatcctgggcaaaagcgttcttgagtaatcatctgaaaatcattttactatttcgggtcaccgtgaccttgaccttgtgacctcaaaatcaataggggtcatctgcgaatcatgatcaatctacctatgaagtttcatgatcctaggcatatgcgttcttgagttattatccgaaaaccattttactatttcgggtcaccgtgaccttgacctttgacctagtgacctcaaaatcaataggggtcatctgcgagtcatgatcaatctacccatgaagtttcatgatcctaggcgtatgcgttcttgagttatcatccggaaaccattttaatatttcgggtcacagtgagcttgacctttgacctagtgacctcaaaatcaataggggtcatctgaaagtcatgatcaatgtacctatgaagtttcatgatcctaggcccaagccttcttgagttatcatctgacaaccacctggtggacggaccgacagaccgaccgacagaccgaccgacatgagcaaagcaatataccccctcttcttcgaagcggGGCATAATAACAAGAGTAGCTAGTATT encodes:
- the LOC127854848 gene encoding transmembrane protein 177-like, translating into MGRILAFAAQASPFLLAGLALGGSMYRLVNHTFYASGKCKKVAVDNNLEKTLSPYLNSMVNKVADNFLSGKISPRDFAEIKFFLAETSEVYSRGSTKTRPCGFIGIPKHFLYQDTKDVRLEELPFPDTKDILDSDKQERLKESLCLSEQAKKFALTSEINSINTYYIHFKFFDFLPLLTGFTYTWVAVSDKLNRVPPLAQIGLICVIALLWTTIGYLFEDMYEQYRINKADRRTAALGDEYIHGGIEYFEKLLIRNQIVRETELISGKAPYNKDGERINKWYEYGRPFFNKRLERLRGLKKEELVDREEKTVS